One genomic region from Fictibacillus marinisediminis encodes:
- a CDS encoding nucleotidyltransferase family protein: MREGKIVAIFLAAGSSQRMGFQKLWLRLGQKCLGNWAFRAALQSLIDHIIVVTRENDRLDWMDSSFFKSPYRQKWSQVTCKNSVQGQSASLVAGVKKAEELLPNGIIVLLADQPLITKEMINELILCFKKESPIAFVAACHKNCLRPPVIFSKHLAAQVKRITGDHGARHIYRNKKYLNGKIIHYNNPSLFADVDTEEDYIEIKKLMKRGGWKWSTLEKV, translated from the coding sequence ATGAGAGAGGGAAAGATTGTGGCTATTTTTCTTGCGGCCGGCAGCAGCCAGAGGATGGGTTTCCAAAAGTTGTGGCTTCGATTAGGTCAGAAATGTCTTGGAAACTGGGCATTTCGGGCGGCTCTTCAATCGTTGATCGACCATATCATTGTGGTGACGAGAGAGAATGATCGCCTCGATTGGATGGACTCTTCATTCTTTAAAAGTCCTTATCGCCAAAAATGGAGTCAGGTGACCTGCAAAAATTCAGTGCAGGGACAGTCTGCTTCTCTTGTTGCAGGGGTGAAAAAAGCAGAAGAGCTTTTACCGAACGGAATAATCGTGCTTCTTGCTGACCAGCCTTTGATTACAAAAGAAATGATTAATGAACTGATCCTTTGCTTTAAAAAAGAGTCTCCTATAGCGTTTGTGGCTGCGTGCCATAAGAATTGCTTGAGGCCACCGGTGATTTTTTCAAAACACCTGGCAGCACAGGTGAAAAGAATAACAGGAGATCATGGTGCACGTCATATATATAGAAATAAAAAGTATTTAAACGGTAAAATCATTCACTATAATAACCCTTCTCTTTTTGCAGATGTTGATACAGAAGAAGATTACATTGAGATCAAAAAGCTAATGAAAAGGGGAGGATGGAAGTGGAGTACATTGGAAAAAGTGTAA
- a CDS encoding XdhC family protein, protein MKIPYSKVVLFTNIIMLMRSFPFTKKVLLQVAKQGVNEEMYFYEIADRLKKLKDECVIATLLHVEGSSYLKEGAMLLFHQDGKTGMISAGCVESDLEERSRQVLLDGQPQYAVYNQRSDEDLLWGTGTGCSGVLHVLVERVDEQLRHHLLDVKRSLEKGRPVLHRKELFIDETRLNIKNHFQKSDKKTIFKNGLISTNDVEMTFFYLFEPMPRLVIFGAGEDAKSVAKLATETGWLVTICDWRPAFCNRAEFPFADHLIVGYPPDLFDKLAFDSQDFAVIMSHNFQQDKQFLSQLLKQKLRYVGVLGPRNRTEKLLETEEIPAFISSPIGLSIGSSGPHEIAVSILAEMIAVYRLEKKRPAGSFL, encoded by the coding sequence ATGAAAATCCCCTATTCTAAGGTCGTGCTCTTCACGAATATAATCATGCTGATGAGGTCATTTCCGTTCACTAAGAAGGTGCTTTTGCAGGTTGCCAAACAGGGGGTGAACGAGGAGATGTATTTTTACGAGATTGCTGACAGGCTGAAAAAATTGAAGGATGAGTGTGTGATCGCGACACTCCTTCATGTGGAAGGTTCCTCTTACTTAAAGGAAGGCGCGATGCTGCTTTTTCATCAAGATGGTAAAACAGGTATGATCAGTGCAGGATGTGTAGAGAGCGATCTGGAGGAACGCAGCCGCCAGGTCCTGTTGGATGGCCAGCCTCAATATGCCGTCTATAACCAAAGAAGCGATGAAGACCTTTTGTGGGGAACGGGAACCGGCTGCAGCGGGGTGCTCCATGTTTTGGTAGAGAGGGTAGATGAACAGCTTCGTCACCATCTTCTTGATGTAAAACGGTCCTTGGAAAAAGGGAGGCCAGTTCTGCATCGTAAGGAGTTGTTTATTGATGAAACTCGGCTAAACATTAAAAATCACTTTCAAAAATCGGATAAGAAAACCATTTTCAAAAATGGCCTTATTTCAACGAATGACGTGGAGATGACCTTTTTTTATTTGTTTGAACCCATGCCAAGGCTAGTCATATTCGGAGCAGGTGAAGATGCGAAATCGGTGGCTAAATTGGCAACCGAGACTGGGTGGTTGGTAACCATTTGTGACTGGCGTCCAGCATTTTGCAACCGCGCTGAATTTCCCTTTGCGGATCACTTAATCGTTGGTTATCCGCCAGACCTTTTTGATAAGCTTGCTTTTGACTCTCAAGATTTTGCAGTAATCATGTCCCATAACTTTCAACAAGACAAACAATTTCTGTCTCAGCTTCTCAAACAAAAACTTCGCTATGTTGGCGTGCTTGGGCCACGAAACCGGACAGAGAAGCTTTTGGAAACGGAGGAAATACCAGCATTCATCTCTTCACCCATTGGACTTTCGATCGGTTCATCAGGTCCCCATGAAATTGCGGTCAGTATTCTCGCAGAGATGATAGCAGTTTATCGGCTGGAAAAAAAACGTCCGGCGGGAAGCTTTTTATGA
- a CDS encoding sporulation protein: MLKKCMSLFKLGQATIDLKLDSYELKPGENVNGFFLLKGRWMKQIIKRLECDLIVQNQEDKTERMIESVTTIYMSKELTPDGSIEIPMSYQLPDDLISSSPTVTYRLQTRLICDKSRCVDHDEITICG; the protein is encoded by the coding sequence GTGTTAAAAAAATGCATGAGCTTATTTAAGCTCGGACAGGCTACGATCGATCTTAAACTCGATTCCTATGAATTAAAGCCTGGAGAAAATGTTAACGGCTTTTTCCTTCTTAAAGGAAGATGGATGAAACAAATCATCAAACGGCTCGAATGTGATCTGATTGTTCAGAACCAAGAGGATAAAACAGAGCGGATGATTGAGTCTGTCACTACCATCTATATGTCTAAAGAGCTTACTCCTGATGGAAGCATTGAAATCCCGATGTCCTATCAATTGCCCGATGATCTTATTTCTTCCTCTCCTACTGTTACGTACCGTCTCCAAACGCGGCTCATCTGCGATAAATCCCGCTGTGTAGATCATGATGAGATTACAATCTGTGGATAA
- a CDS encoding Fur family transcriptional regulator, which yields MLTVDAEQVTKLKLKENGLRITPQRVLILQAIISSGGHLTAEEIHRQLPPFITLATVYNNLKSFVNLGIIQELSFGNGSSKYEVVDAKHYHVICESCQKIVDFNYPRLIEVEYAASRLTDYDVHHHTLEFYGLCKECRNK from the coding sequence ATGTTGACCGTGGATGCGGAGCAAGTGACCAAATTAAAGTTAAAAGAAAACGGCTTGCGAATTACCCCTCAAAGAGTCTTGATTTTACAAGCCATCATTTCATCCGGGGGGCATTTGACGGCAGAGGAGATTCATCGGCAGCTTCCGCCGTTCATTACACTGGCTACGGTTTATAATAACCTGAAATCATTTGTTAACTTGGGGATCATTCAAGAGTTATCATTTGGAAATGGGAGCAGCAAGTATGAAGTTGTTGACGCAAAACATTACCATGTCATCTGTGAGTCTTGCCAAAAGATCGTTGATTTTAACTATCCAAGGCTGATTGAAGTGGAGTATGCAGCTTCCCGATTAACAGATTATGACGTTCATCATCACACATTGGAATTCTACGGTTTATGCAAAGAGTGCAGAAATAAATAA